One genomic region from Terriglobus aquaticus encodes:
- a CDS encoding tetratricopeptide repeat protein — MHPARFRLTALLLLFAAGACTRAPAQTSRPSTTRKNTSAAPQKAAADSRDKAASAANSGDASRPNVGARLDMLVRLQSAAVSSGNPAQIAAASREMNAEVLRLLSLIAAGEGRVAEAIDLDRESLVLHPADDVALHLASLLAQTGRASEALPLAERATESDPHNVRAFTTLAAVLRSLHRDREAIAPLNTALQLDPRPEIALALGSAMLGAHEKDQAAQVFQRLLAATDGAAVWHVAIGDAYREADDPLSAAAEFQKALAKDPRAPHAEFFLGLVDLQVHEWGPNPDSYVHLRKAVEQNPREYLSNFYLGALEATDGRDLPSSDRHLKVAAEADPNQPEVWIYLGQNANREHRTDEAIADLRKAVQLTGTDEARNHFQIRRAYFTLGRLLIAAGKREEGEKYLEDYRRTGAADAATASASIAEKQGRMDGSVAEAPGTDGLHYLTDATPTVAATAAAAAATPAAQGGSAASSADAVTASPQLRSAEAQLRSMVRNGYNDLGTAEAREGEYAGALRDFQQAERFGDASAALLHNIAMAAYRLNDAAEVQRALTEYFGTTPTPVDPRARLMLAMANFDQGHFGEAAHDFHAAGAAALSDPRTTYSYALSLARAGQVKEANELADKLVNAGGLPPDKLALVCNVYFLAENYESSRTCYSRAAQEDPTLPRAHYFVGESLIHLDRPADAIPALEAELKISPGEPNVESSLAFAMSQTGRKDEAMTLLERTVASHPENAPAQYQLGKLLAEQGKNAEAIPHLEASVKNDPAKDYAHYQLATALRKAGRTADAEREFAAYRQIKDQHRNDRAAPKGAQPERAAP, encoded by the coding sequence ATGCATCCTGCCCGATTCCGCCTCACTGCCCTGCTTCTGCTGTTTGCTGCAGGAGCCTGCACGAGGGCACCTGCCCAGACATCGCGGCCCAGCACAACCCGTAAGAACACCAGTGCGGCTCCGCAGAAGGCCGCGGCGGATTCTCGTGACAAAGCCGCGAGCGCAGCGAACAGCGGCGACGCGAGCAGGCCCAATGTCGGAGCGAGGCTCGACATGCTGGTGCGCCTGCAAAGCGCCGCAGTCAGCTCCGGCAATCCGGCACAGATCGCCGCAGCCTCCCGCGAGATGAACGCCGAAGTCCTGCGGCTGCTGAGCCTGATCGCCGCTGGCGAAGGCCGCGTCGCAGAGGCGATCGATCTGGATCGCGAGTCGCTGGTGCTGCACCCGGCGGACGACGTTGCACTGCACCTGGCGTCTTTGCTGGCCCAGACCGGTCGTGCCAGCGAAGCGCTGCCGCTGGCGGAGCGAGCGACCGAAAGCGATCCACACAATGTGCGTGCGTTCACCACGCTGGCAGCGGTGCTTCGCAGCCTACATCGCGATCGCGAAGCTATTGCTCCGCTGAACACCGCGCTGCAGTTGGATCCGCGCCCCGAGATCGCGCTGGCGCTGGGGTCCGCCATGCTGGGCGCGCACGAGAAGGACCAGGCAGCTCAGGTCTTCCAGCGCCTGCTAGCCGCCACCGACGGAGCAGCGGTATGGCATGTGGCCATCGGCGATGCGTACCGCGAGGCGGACGACCCGCTGAGTGCCGCGGCGGAGTTCCAAAAGGCGCTTGCGAAGGATCCTCGCGCTCCGCACGCCGAGTTCTTTCTGGGCCTGGTCGATCTGCAGGTCCATGAGTGGGGCCCGAATCCGGACAGCTACGTGCACCTTCGCAAAGCCGTAGAGCAGAACCCGCGCGAGTACCTGAGCAACTTCTACCTGGGCGCGCTGGAGGCGACGGACGGCCGCGACCTGCCGTCATCGGACCGGCACCTGAAGGTGGCTGCCGAGGCCGACCCCAACCAGCCGGAAGTGTGGATCTACCTGGGGCAGAACGCGAATCGCGAGCACCGCACGGACGAGGCGATCGCAGACCTGCGCAAGGCCGTGCAGTTGACGGGTACTGACGAGGCGCGGAACCACTTCCAGATTCGCCGCGCATACTTCACGCTGGGCCGGCTGCTGATCGCCGCAGGCAAGCGCGAAGAGGGCGAAAAGTACCTGGAGGACTACCGCCGCACGGGCGCAGCGGATGCAGCCACGGCCAGCGCCAGCATCGCGGAGAAGCAGGGCCGCATGGACGGCAGCGTCGCCGAAGCGCCAGGCACCGATGGCCTGCACTACCTGACCGACGCCACGCCGACCGTGGCGGCAACAGCGGCGGCCGCCGCTGCTACGCCGGCCGCGCAAGGCGGCTCGGCCGCCTCTTCAGCGGATGCGGTCACGGCATCGCCGCAGCTCCGTTCGGCCGAGGCGCAACTGCGGTCCATGGTGCGCAACGGCTACAACGACCTGGGGACTGCCGAGGCACGCGAGGGCGAGTACGCCGGCGCGCTGCGCGACTTCCAACAGGCGGAGCGATTCGGCGACGCCTCGGCGGCGCTGCTGCACAACATCGCCATGGCCGCCTACCGGCTGAACGATGCGGCCGAGGTGCAGCGTGCATTGACGGAGTACTTCGGGACCACGCCGACCCCGGTAGATCCGCGGGCGCGCCTGATGCTCGCCATGGCGAACTTCGATCAGGGGCACTTCGGCGAGGCGGCGCACGACTTTCACGCAGCGGGCGCGGCAGCGCTCAGCGATCCTCGCACCACATACAGCTATGCGCTTTCGCTGGCTCGCGCGGGCCAGGTCAAAGAAGCCAACGAACTGGCCGACAAGCTGGTGAACGCCGGAGGTCTACCGCCGGATAAGCTGGCGCTAGTGTGCAACGTGTACTTCCTGGCAGAGAATTACGAAAGCAGCCGCACGTGCTACAGCAGGGCCGCGCAGGAGGATCCCACGCTGCCGCGCGCGCACTACTTCGTCGGCGAATCGCTCATTCACCTGGATCGCCCGGCGGACGCCATTCCGGCGCTGGAAGCGGAACTGAAGATCTCGCCCGGCGAGCCGAATGTGGAGAGCTCGCTGGCGTTTGCCATGTCGCAAACGGGACGCAAGGATGAGGCGATGACGCTGCTGGAGCGGACCGTTGCGTCGCACCCGGAGAATGCGCCGGCGCAGTACCAGCTTGGCAAGCTGCTGGCCGAACAGGGAAAGAATGCGGAAGCGATCCCTCACCTGGAAGCCTCCGTGAAGAATGACCCCGCGAAGGATTACGCGCACTACCAACTGGCGACCGCGCTGCGCAAGGCCGGGCGCACAGCCGATGCGGAGCGTGAGTTCGCGGCGTACCGCCAGATCAAAGACCAGCACCGCAACGACCGAGCCGCACCCAAGGGCGCGCAACCGGAACGTGCAGCTCCCTAG
- a CDS encoding glycosyl hydrolase 2 galactose-binding domain-containing protein, which produces MSLSRLNERLPRPTRREFLAGAAVTSVVLAKTPAAFAMGEAQHGASAPVQSVPGMLPPAEGFTRGVGVYPGQPRSYVGPRLVPAPAGTRNLALHKPAYHSSSYDYNLTAQCITDGIAATELPMWFACTSGERLLPKPEREILIDHHPANTLKMNGSHQVIELAVGGGTTMPEVDRVELFVVVPQGVAPATLKFAISTSEDGHTWQQQGTVSGDAPADASLYPPDLVQGNQLLAPKIAFAAPARARRYRVEMTATASPAHFRGYQPWQLGQVAFYRGTERVEIGGPYHFTSAWKSAGLDEEWVYVDLLDECAIESVKLHWIAPALQGKVQVSNDAHTWQDAGDVKGTLPAEEIRLASPGRARYVRVLMTQPATEHGYILSELEVMGSGGRVAAHEAAPVAGSGSELSLSRMPWRLQRDSLVQADGVALSKAGFADAEWLPATVPGTILTSYLNAGAIPDPNFGENQLYISDTFFYADFWYRTEFATPAASQQRKLLCLDGINWKAEVFLNGESIGRIDGAFFRGVFDVTGKLRPVGEKNALAILVRKNLNPGTVHQKTYENPSPNGGALGHDAPTFHASVGWDWIPTIRGRNTGIWNDVRLVSVPDVVVEDPLVQTKLNADHSVADVTVTVVMRNRSGKSVHGEVVGSLGDAKFSAACKVDANSEQVVTITSAKNPALRIRNPKLWWPNGYGEPYLYQASVGFTSHGSAAAEPLRFLAGLREITTSETDSRLKIFVNGRRLVAKGGNWGFSESMLRYRDREYDAAMRYHREMNFNLVRNWVGQIGEDAFYEACDRHGIIVWQDFWLANPWDGPIPDDNSMFLANGRDLVKRIRRHASVGIYCGRNEGDPPPALEAGIRKLLAELHPDLHYIPSSADHVVSGHGPYRTLSAIDYFSNPDNMLHSEIGAPNIPSLESVRAMMPERALWPQGLEYGLHDFTLEGAQGAQTLLSLIADEYGGATNGADWIELAQFLNYDTYRAMFEAQSRDRMGVLLWMSHPCWPSFVWQTYDYYFDCTAAYFACKKACEPIHIQWNQLTDAIEVVNYSAGSQDALQATAELLNPDGTSVWKKQAPVNAPDDSTTKVIAMEFPAALAAVHLLRLTLTKGDAVLSSNTYLRAKDSGNLRDVRRFAKANLRVSTQQQRQGEVWRLTTTVTNTSTVPSLLTRLEAVGAQDHQRILPAIFDDNYFVLMPNESRTITTELKHEDTRGQQPAIAVSGFNAHTA; this is translated from the coding sequence ATGTCTCTCTCCCGGTTGAACGAACGTCTCCCTCGGCCTACGCGCCGCGAGTTCCTGGCCGGCGCGGCCGTTACCAGCGTGGTGCTTGCGAAGACACCCGCGGCCTTTGCCATGGGTGAAGCGCAGCACGGCGCATCTGCCCCGGTGCAATCGGTTCCTGGCATGTTGCCACCGGCTGAGGGCTTTACCCGCGGGGTTGGCGTATACCCGGGGCAGCCGCGCAGCTACGTTGGTCCACGCTTGGTGCCCGCGCCTGCGGGCACGCGCAACCTGGCGCTGCACAAGCCGGCGTATCACTCCAGCAGCTACGACTACAACCTGACCGCGCAATGCATTACGGACGGCATCGCCGCAACAGAGCTGCCGATGTGGTTCGCCTGCACGTCGGGCGAGCGGCTGCTGCCCAAGCCCGAGCGCGAGATCCTGATCGACCACCATCCGGCGAACACGCTCAAGATGAACGGCTCGCACCAGGTGATCGAGCTTGCCGTCGGCGGTGGCACGACCATGCCCGAGGTGGATCGCGTGGAGCTGTTTGTGGTCGTGCCGCAGGGTGTGGCGCCCGCGACGCTCAAGTTCGCCATCTCCACGTCAGAGGACGGTCACACCTGGCAGCAGCAGGGCACCGTGAGCGGCGATGCGCCGGCGGATGCGTCGCTGTATCCACCGGACCTGGTGCAGGGCAATCAGTTGCTGGCACCGAAGATTGCGTTTGCCGCGCCAGCGCGCGCTCGGCGCTACCGCGTGGAGATGACGGCGACGGCATCACCCGCGCATTTCCGCGGCTACCAGCCGTGGCAGCTTGGGCAGGTGGCGTTCTACCGTGGCACCGAGCGCGTTGAGATTGGCGGCCCCTACCACTTCACCAGCGCGTGGAAGAGCGCCGGGCTGGATGAGGAGTGGGTGTATGTGGACCTGCTTGACGAGTGCGCAATTGAGTCGGTGAAGCTGCACTGGATCGCGCCCGCTTTGCAGGGCAAAGTGCAGGTGTCCAATGATGCGCACACATGGCAGGATGCAGGCGATGTGAAAGGCACCCTACCCGCCGAAGAGATTCGGCTGGCTTCGCCGGGCCGAGCACGCTATGTGCGCGTGTTGATGACGCAGCCCGCGACGGAGCACGGCTACATCCTGAGCGAGCTGGAAGTGATGGGCAGCGGTGGCCGTGTCGCCGCGCACGAAGCCGCGCCTGTTGCGGGAAGCGGAAGCGAGCTCTCGCTGTCCCGCATGCCGTGGCGCCTGCAGCGGGACTCGCTGGTGCAGGCCGATGGTGTTGCGCTCTCGAAAGCGGGCTTCGCGGATGCGGAGTGGCTGCCCGCGACCGTGCCGGGAACGATCCTCACCTCGTACCTGAATGCAGGCGCTATTCCCGATCCGAACTTCGGGGAAAACCAGCTCTATATCTCCGACACTTTCTTCTATGCGGACTTCTGGTACCGCACGGAGTTTGCGACCCCGGCGGCCTCTCAGCAACGCAAGCTGCTGTGCCTCGACGGTATCAACTGGAAGGCTGAGGTCTTTCTGAATGGCGAGTCGATTGGCCGCATCGATGGAGCCTTCTTTCGCGGCGTCTTCGATGTGACGGGCAAGCTGCGCCCGGTCGGCGAGAAGAATGCGCTCGCGATACTGGTGCGCAAGAATCTAAACCCGGGCACGGTGCACCAGAAGACCTACGAGAATCCAAGCCCGAACGGTGGTGCGCTGGGGCATGATGCACCCACGTTCCACGCGTCGGTGGGATGGGACTGGATCCCAACGATTCGCGGGCGCAACACGGGCATCTGGAACGACGTTCGCCTGGTGAGCGTGCCGGATGTTGTGGTCGAAGATCCGCTGGTACAGACCAAGCTGAATGCGGATCACAGCGTGGCCGACGTGACCGTCACCGTGGTGATGCGGAACCGCTCGGGCAAGAGCGTGCATGGCGAGGTAGTCGGTTCACTTGGCGATGCAAAGTTCTCTGCGGCGTGCAAGGTCGACGCGAATAGTGAGCAGGTGGTGACGATCACCAGTGCGAAGAACCCAGCACTGCGCATCAGGAACCCGAAACTGTGGTGGCCCAACGGATACGGTGAGCCGTACCTTTACCAGGCCAGCGTGGGCTTTACCTCGCACGGCAGTGCTGCGGCGGAACCGCTGCGCTTTCTGGCCGGACTGCGAGAGATCACAACTTCAGAGACGGACAGCCGCTTGAAGATCTTCGTGAACGGCCGCCGGCTGGTCGCGAAGGGCGGCAACTGGGGCTTCTCGGAATCGATGCTGCGGTATCGCGACCGCGAATACGACGCCGCGATGCGCTACCACCGCGAGATGAACTTCAACCTGGTACGCAACTGGGTCGGACAGATTGGCGAAGACGCGTTCTACGAGGCGTGCGATCGTCACGGCATCATTGTGTGGCAGGACTTCTGGCTGGCCAATCCGTGGGACGGTCCAATTCCCGACGACAACAGCATGTTCCTGGCGAACGGGCGCGACCTGGTGAAGCGCATTCGTCGGCATGCATCGGTCGGCATCTATTGCGGCCGCAACGAGGGCGATCCGCCGCCCGCGCTGGAGGCCGGCATCCGCAAGCTGCTGGCGGAGCTGCACCCCGACCTGCACTACATTCCCAGCTCGGCCGATCACGTGGTCAGTGGCCATGGACCGTATCGCACGCTCAGCGCGATCGACTACTTCAGCAACCCGGACAACATGCTGCACTCAGAGATTGGCGCGCCGAACATTCCATCGCTTGAGAGTGTGCGGGCCATGATGCCGGAGCGCGCTCTGTGGCCGCAGGGCTTGGAGTATGGCCTGCACGACTTCACGCTGGAGGGTGCGCAAGGTGCGCAGACGCTCCTGTCGCTGATTGCGGATGAGTACGGCGGCGCGACCAACGGAGCGGACTGGATCGAGCTGGCGCAGTTCCTGAACTACGACACGTACCGCGCCATGTTCGAGGCGCAGAGCCGCGACCGCATGGGCGTGCTGTTGTGGATGAGCCATCCGTGCTGGCCGTCGTTCGTGTGGCAGACGTACGACTACTACTTCGATTGCACTGCGGCATACTTCGCGTGCAAAAAAGCGTGTGAGCCGATCCACATTCAGTGGAATCAATTGACCGACGCTATCGAAGTGGTGAACTACAGCGCGGGCTCGCAGGATGCGCTGCAGGCCACCGCGGAACTGCTGAATCCCGACGGCACCAGCGTGTGGAAGAAACAGGCGCCGGTGAATGCGCCGGATGACTCCACAACCAAGGTGATCGCGATGGAGTTCCCGGCTGCGCTGGCGGCGGTTCACCTGCTGCGACTCACGCTGACCAAGGGCGACGCGGTGCTCTCAAGCAATACGTACCTGCGCGCGAAGGATAGCGGCAACCTGCGCGACGTGCGGCGCTTCGCAAAGGCGAATCTGCGCGTGAGCACGCAGCAGCAACGGCAAGGCGAGGTGTGGCGCCTGACCACGACCGTGACGAACACGTCGACCGTCCCGTCGCTGCTGACGCGGTTGGAGGCGGTGGGTGCGCAGGATCACCAGCGCATTCTGCCCGCCATCTTCGACGACAACTACTTCGTGCTGATGCCCAACGAGTCGCGCACGATCACGACAGAGCTGAAGCACGAGGACACCCGCGGTCAGCAGCCCGCGATCGCGGTCAGCGGCTTCAACGCGCACACAGCCTGA
- the dnaA gene encoding chromosomal replication initiator protein DnaA, whose translation MSFAPLAAVTVNDWMRILGALEMRVNRQNFQTWLKPTRFSHMNGRTLFVRIPSSQFEPLLDRYHDLIHEAIDNMGLEVDEIRYVTAETDPTNPQPREVKTREDGGFAPASSHSPNAPQNASQPAPHSAPHAASYSNHHGGLSPNRPAAPQAPTTEQSRFDWNSAAQLNPRYLFDNFVIGSGNQFAHAGSLAVAERPSKAYNPLFLYGGVGLGKTHLMHAIGHEVKRRNPHFSISYVSGEKFTNEMIDSMRNNRQTSFRDKYRTVDVLLIDDIQFLAGKERTQEEFFHTFNALHESMRQIVIASDRPPKELADFEDRLRSRFEWGLIADIQPPDLETKVAILQKKAENEQAVLPTDVAMFIAGNVRTNVRELEGALVRLMAWTSLHHVDITLATAQQCLKQFIDTQVRKITIEAIQRATAEQFGMKISELKQKNNSRQIVVPRQIAMYLAKQMTEASLPEIGRQFGGKHHTTVMHSIAKIDEQRRTDKALNSTINKLQELLS comes from the coding sequence ATGAGTTTTGCTCCCTTAGCGGCGGTTACGGTGAACGACTGGATGCGCATTCTGGGCGCGCTGGAAATGCGGGTGAATCGCCAGAATTTTCAGACCTGGCTCAAGCCCACGCGTTTCAGCCATATGAACGGGCGAACCCTGTTCGTACGCATCCCCTCGTCGCAGTTTGAGCCGCTGCTGGACCGCTACCACGACCTGATCCACGAAGCCATCGACAACATGGGCCTCGAGGTCGATGAGATCCGCTACGTTACCGCAGAGACCGATCCCACCAATCCGCAGCCGCGCGAGGTAAAAACGCGCGAAGACGGCGGCTTCGCTCCGGCCTCATCGCACTCGCCCAACGCGCCCCAGAACGCCTCGCAGCCGGCACCACACAGCGCGCCGCACGCCGCTTCTTACAGCAACCATCACGGCGGCCTTAGCCCCAACCGCCCCGCGGCACCCCAGGCGCCCACGACAGAACAGTCGCGCTTTGATTGGAATTCTGCCGCGCAACTGAACCCGCGCTACCTCTTCGACAACTTCGTCATCGGCAGCGGCAACCAGTTCGCGCACGCGGGTTCGCTTGCCGTGGCCGAGCGGCCCAGCAAGGCCTACAACCCGCTCTTCCTCTACGGCGGCGTGGGCCTGGGCAAGACGCACCTGATGCACGCCATCGGGCATGAAGTGAAGCGCCGCAATCCGCACTTTTCAATCTCGTACGTTTCCGGTGAAAAGTTCACCAACGAGATGATCGACTCGATGCGCAACAACCGGCAGACCAGCTTCCGCGACAAATACCGCACGGTCGATGTCCTGCTCATCGACGACATCCAGTTCCTGGCCGGCAAGGAACGCACGCAGGAAGAGTTCTTCCACACCTTCAACGCGCTGCACGAGAGCATGCGCCAGATCGTCATCGCGAGCGATCGTCCGCCGAAAGAGCTGGCCGACTTTGAAGACCGCCTACGCTCGCGGTTTGAGTGGGGCCTGATTGCCGATATCCAGCCGCCCGATTTGGAGACCAAGGTCGCCATCCTGCAGAAGAAGGCCGAGAACGAGCAGGCCGTGCTGCCGACTGACGTTGCCATGTTCATCGCTGGCAACGTGCGCACCAACGTGCGCGAGTTGGAAGGCGCGCTCGTGCGCCTGATGGCATGGACCAGCCTGCACCATGTGGATATCACGCTCGCCACTGCGCAGCAGTGCCTAAAGCAGTTCATCGACACGCAGGTGCGCAAGATCACCATTGAGGCGATTCAGCGCGCCACCGCCGAACAGTTCGGCATGAAGATCAGCGAACTGAAGCAGAAGAACAACTCGCGCCAAATCGTGGTGCCGCGCCAGATCGCCATGTACCTTGCCAAGCAGATGACGGAAGCGTCGCTGCCCGAAATCGGCCGGCAATTCGGTGGCAAACACCACACCACCGTCATGCACTCCATCGCGAAGATCGACGAGCAGCGCCGCACCGACAAGGCCCTGAACTCCACGATCAACAAGCTGCAGGAACTGCTCAGCTAG
- a CDS encoding WD40/YVTN/BNR-like repeat-containing protein, producing MGLPAFAGRLMLVWLGCAAVAGPLHAQFTLQDSGTTADLRGIVNVGNGTAWASGTHGTVLRTEDSGFVWQGCSVPPGAEQLDFRGIQAFDDQTAIVMSSGKGDLSRVYKTTDGCKSWKLVFTNPDADGFFDAISMSPSGAVVMGDPVGGVFAFFVSDRDEQKWVSLNSPHSGTKAPEALPGEALFAASNSSMDANGGNCVGFVTGGLPGAAIYLPDLRTMPGDTSPERTAAFWTTYKRYPLPLARSASGGAFSVRDMSDGKNEYWIIVGGDYSKPDQTAGTAVTVRGAALSSIRKALPSQTPPHGYRSSVAFDRHAGAWIAVGPNGTDVSTDIGRNWRALKPGFGDDPNADKQWNALSLPYVVGPHGRIGRLRDDALSPGK from the coding sequence ATGGGACTGCCCGCGTTCGCAGGAAGGTTGATGCTGGTCTGGCTCGGCTGCGCCGCGGTGGCGGGCCCGCTGCACGCGCAATTCACGCTGCAGGATTCCGGCACAACCGCCGACCTTCGCGGCATTGTGAACGTGGGCAACGGCACGGCATGGGCCAGCGGAACGCACGGCACGGTGCTGCGCACCGAGGACAGCGGCTTCGTGTGGCAGGGATGCTCGGTGCCGCCCGGCGCGGAGCAGCTCGACTTCCGCGGCATCCAGGCCTTCGACGATCAGACCGCAATCGTGATGAGTAGCGGCAAGGGCGACCTGTCGCGTGTCTACAAGACAACCGACGGATGCAAGTCGTGGAAGCTGGTGTTTACGAATCCGGATGCGGATGGGTTCTTCGACGCGATCAGCATGTCACCCAGCGGAGCTGTGGTGATGGGCGATCCCGTTGGGGGCGTCTTTGCATTCTTTGTATCGGATCGCGATGAGCAGAAGTGGGTGTCGCTAAACAGTCCTCATTCAGGGACGAAGGCGCCTGAAGCGCTGCCGGGCGAGGCTCTGTTTGCAGCAAGCAATTCTTCGATGGACGCGAACGGTGGGAATTGCGTGGGGTTTGTGACCGGTGGTCTTCCCGGCGCCGCAATTTACCTGCCCGATCTGCGCACGATGCCCGGCGATACATCTCCGGAGCGTACTGCAGCTTTCTGGACCACATACAAGCGCTACCCATTGCCTCTGGCACGCTCAGCAAGCGGAGGTGCCTTCTCCGTTCGAGACATGTCAGACGGCAAAAACGAGTACTGGATCATCGTTGGAGGAGATTACAGCAAACCAGATCAGACCGCTGGAACGGCTGTAACTGTCAGAGGTGCTGCTCTCTCCAGCATTCGAAAAGCGTTGCCGTCCCAAACTCCTCCCCACGGCTATCGCTCCTCCGTCGCATTCGACAGGCACGCTGGAGCGTGGATCGCCGTCGGACCGAACGGGACCGACGTGTCCACTGATATAGGTCGCAACTGGCGTGCGTTGAAGCCGGGCTTCGGAGACGATCCGAATGCCGACAAGCAGTGGAATGCGCTCTCGCTGCCGTATGTCGTAGGGCCGCACGGCCGCATCGGACGGCTGCGCGACGATGCGTTGTCGCCAGGCAAGTAA
- a CDS encoding DsbA family protein, translating to MADLKVPVGNDDHCAGDESAAVTLVEYGDFQCPDCGVAYPIVKQLQKHFGDDLRFVYRNFPLPMHEFAETAAEAAEFAGSKGKYWEMHDALFEHQEEFSETFFGDLAEQVDLNPAALSRALENESFEDKIEDDVNSGEQSGVHGTPTFFINGKLHDDSYDLATLRAAIEAAVEK from the coding sequence ATGGCAGACCTGAAGGTACCCGTAGGCAACGACGACCACTGTGCCGGCGATGAAAGTGCGGCGGTCACGCTGGTGGAGTACGGCGACTTCCAGTGCCCCGACTGCGGCGTGGCGTACCCGATCGTCAAGCAGTTGCAGAAGCACTTCGGCGACGACCTGCGCTTTGTGTACCGCAACTTCCCTCTTCCCATGCACGAGTTCGCGGAGACCGCCGCAGAGGCCGCGGAGTTCGCCGGCAGCAAGGGCAAGTACTGGGAGATGCACGACGCCCTGTTCGAGCACCAGGAAGAGTTCAGCGAAACGTTCTTCGGTGATCTCGCGGAACAGGTAGACCTGAACCCGGCTGCGCTAAGCCGCGCGCTCGAGAACGAAAGCTTCGAGGACAAGATCGAGGACGACGTGAACTCCGGCGAGCAGAGCGGCGTACACGGAACGCCCACGTTCTTCATCAACGGGAAACTGCACGACGACAGCTACGACCTGGCAACCCTGCGCGCCGCGATTGAGGCAGCCGTAGAGAAATAG
- a CDS encoding carboxymuconolactone decarboxylase family protein translates to MARLEPIAPGALTDEQRKLHETMLEGIRKNLKGFVTEREDGALVGPFPAMLHFPKLGTAAWSVFTALSEVSTLPKPAHEIAILVTGARMHSRYELYSHEVVAQQAGLEQAKIATITAGNRPADLSRDEGIAYDVASVLSAGGQLQESTYQQALSAFGERGCAELFYLIGCYQMISTLLNAYDVSVPGR, encoded by the coding sequence ATGGCACGCCTGGAACCCATTGCACCCGGTGCTCTGACGGATGAGCAGCGTAAGTTGCACGAGACCATGCTTGAGGGGATTCGCAAAAACCTGAAAGGCTTCGTCACCGAACGCGAGGACGGCGCGCTGGTCGGACCATTCCCGGCGATGCTGCACTTCCCGAAGCTGGGCACCGCGGCGTGGAGCGTCTTCACCGCGCTGAGTGAGGTGAGCACGCTGCCCAAGCCTGCGCACGAGATTGCGATTCTGGTCACGGGTGCGCGCATGCACTCGCGGTACGAGTTGTACTCGCACGAGGTCGTCGCGCAGCAGGCCGGGCTTGAGCAGGCAAAGATCGCGACGATCACGGCAGGCAACCGTCCCGCGGACCTGAGCCGTGACGAGGGCATCGCGTACGACGTGGCGAGCGTGTTGAGCGCGGGCGGCCAACTGCAGGAGAGCACGTACCAGCAGGCCTTGAGCGCCTTTGGCGAGCGGGGCTGTGCGGAGTTGTTCTACCTGATTGGCTGCTACCAGATGATCAGCACGCTGCTCAATGCGTATGACGTGAGCGTGCCGGGGCGGTAG
- a CDS encoding histidine phosphatase family protein, whose translation MANASKAELWLIRHGETEWSKSGAHTSYTDLPLTDHGREQAAALEPVLAKVQFDLVLTSPRQRAQETAKLAGVHAAAQIEPNLQEWNYGEFEGKSTPEIREQIPDWNVWRSPITGGESLQEVSARAQAVIDRCLQHGGRCALFAHAHFFRILAGVWIGPGPAQGGEMGEHLALSTASISVLGWERDTRVISRWNELPPLVKS comes from the coding sequence ATGGCAAACGCGAGCAAAGCCGAGTTGTGGCTCATCCGTCATGGTGAAACCGAGTGGTCGAAGAGCGGCGCGCACACCAGCTACACCGATCTGCCGCTGACCGATCATGGCCGCGAGCAAGCCGCTGCGCTCGAGCCTGTGCTGGCCAAGGTGCAGTTTGACCTGGTGCTGACCAGTCCGCGCCAGCGCGCACAGGAGACCGCGAAGCTGGCCGGCGTACACGCCGCCGCGCAGATTGAGCCGAATCTGCAGGAGTGGAATTACGGCGAGTTCGAAGGCAAATCCACGCCAGAGATTCGCGAACAGATTCCCGACTGGAACGTGTGGCGCAGCCCAATCACGGGCGGCGAATCGCTGCAGGAAGTAAGTGCCCGCGCGCAAGCTGTGATTGACCGCTGCCTGCAGCACGGAGGCCGCTGCGCCCTCTTCGCGCATGCCCACTTCTTCCGCATCCTGGCTGGCGTATGGATCGGACCGGGCCCGGCGCAGGGCGGCGAGATGGGCGAACATCTAGCACTCTCCACGGCGAGCATCAGCGTGCTCGGATGGGAGCGCGACACCCGCGTGATCAGCCGATGGAACGAACTGCCGCCACTCGTAAAGAGCTAG